The window GTCGGCGAGCTCCCGGGCGTACTCCTCGACCGGACCGAACTCGCTGTCCGGGATGGTCCCCGGGGCCGCGACAAGGTGGTTGCGGGCCTGCCGGGCCAACTCGCCGGCCCGTTGCGGGGTGAGGTCGTAGCGGCCGACCAGCAGGCCGGTGAGCCGGCGGAACCACGCGTCCACGTCCGCTTCGTCGTTGTCGTGCCCCGCCGTACGCGGGGTGGGCGGGGTGTGCACGATCGGCTGACGCGGCTTGGCCGGCCCGCGTAGCTGCCACAGCAGTACCAGCAGCGACACCCCGGCGAGAGCGAAGACCGGAACGCGGAACACCGGCTCGCGGGGCAGCGCGAAGAACGCCGTCACGGCGAGCCCGGCCAGCAGTGCGACCAGGGCGAACGACGCGGTGGCCAGCCGTGGCCGGCCGGCGGCGCGCAGCGCGCCCGGTACGCCGCGGACGACGAACACCGCCAGACCGAGGAGGGCCGTCCCGGTCGACACCGCCGGGTTGGCCGGGAAGCTGAGGGTCTGTTCCAGTACGGCGTAGAACAGCGACCCACCGAGCCCGATCAGCCCCAGGCTCATCAGGCCGCCGGACAGGTAGTCGCCCGGGGTCAGGCCGTTGCGGTCCGGGTTCTCGCGTAGGTGTGCCGGCTGCTCCGCCGCCGCGACCAGGGCGAACTCCTCAGGGGACCCGAACGCGTCGTACGGGCTCTGACCGGTGTACGCGCAGTGTGCCTGCACATCGGCGATGATCGGGTTCGCCAGGTGGTACCCGACACCCCGGTCGCTCAGCGCGAACCGGGCGGGAATCTCCCACCGCTCGAAGGGTTCTGCCGTCGCGGTCGGTTCTGTCATGTCGGTCGTCCTCCCCAGTCGCTGTCCTGCGTCAGGTGTTGCTGGTCGTCACTGCCACCGCCATTGCCACTGCTGCTGCTTCCGCCATCGCTGCCGCTGCTGCTGCTGCCGCTGCCGCTTCCGCTGCCGTTGTCGTTGCTGGTCGCTGTGAGCAGCCGGTCGAACGCGTCGGTGAACTCGCCCCATCGGGTGCGTTCGTCCGCCAGCCGCTGTCGACCGGCCTCGGTGATCGCGTAGACCTTCCGGCCCGGGCCGCCTTCGCCCGGCAGCCAGTCGGAGCGCACCGCCGCTTCGGACTCCAGCCGGTTCAGCACCGGGTAGAGCGCGCCGCCCCGGATCGGGCCGAGCCCGAACTCGGCGAGCCGCTGTGCCAGCGCATACCCGTGCCGGTCGCCTTCGGTGAGCGCGGCCATGATCGCCAGACCGAGTCCGGCCCGGATCCAGTTCGCGGCCGGATCGGTCGCGCCGCCCATCGCGTACCTCCCTGCTCTGACTAGTTCGCATCCGGATGTAAGTCGCTTCTCAACTAGCTGTATCTCAGACTAGTTCAGGTGCGCAACCGCCGACAACCACCACCCGCACCCCGAGCCCGCACCTACCTACACCCCGTGATCTAGAAGGATCTGGCCGGTATATCGACCACGATCCTTCTAGATCGCGTCCGTCAGGGCCGCCAGGTCCGCGCCGGCCGTCTGGTATGTCCGGTTAGGCGGTTAACGTGTTGGCTTTCCTGTCGAGGCGTCCTATGGTTGCCGGATGATCATTCCTGCGCAGCGCGACGGAGCCGTGACTGTCACGGCTCCGATCGGCGTGCGCACCGTCGTGCCGGGCGCCGTCGTGCCTGGTGCCGTCGTGCCGGGCGCCGTCGTGCCCGGTGCGGCTGGCCGGCCGGGCCTGCCGCGCCCTACCGGCAGGGGTCCTCCGGACGGCCGTCGCACCACCACGACGACGGCCACCAGGGGCGAAGCGGATCAGCTTCGGCCCTTTTTCTATTGAGGGAGACCCGATGGGCACCGAACTGCACGGCACCCGCAGCAACGAGTGGATCGAACAGGCACGGGTGCAACTGGCCGACCAGTTGGACACACACCGGGCACAGCTGACCGAACTCACCGCCGACACCGGCGACCCGGGCGAAGCGCACACCCGGACCGCGCTGGTCGTCGCCGCCCGGCGCGGCTACGACCAGACCGTCGAGGCGCTGAACCGGATCGCCGAGGGTCGCTACGGCCGCTGCGACCGATGCGGCGGGGGAACGGCTGGAAATCCTGCCGCACGCCCGGTACTGCGTGCCCTGCACACGCTGACGTCGCCTTGCCCGCCTACCGGCTCGCGGTCGGTAGGCGGGCAAATACATTCGAACCCGCGACGGTGTGTCGTCCGTTGTACCCAGGTGTCCGCAATGTGCCGCAGAGAGGCGAGCGCTGATGCCCCAGCTCCACACGTCGGTGATGATCCGGTACGCGACCTACACCGATACCCCGCAAGTGGCCAAGACACTGGTGGAGGCATTTCTGGACACCCCGGAGTCGTCCTGGCTGATCCCGGACCCGGTCGCCCGTCGCCGGGTCTACCAGCGGTTCTGCCCGGCGTTGATCGACTACGGGCTGCGCCAGGGCAGCATCTACCGGACCGAGGACTACAGCGCGGTGGCGGTGTGGCGCCCGTGCAGCCTGATCCTGCCGAACCCGGTCGAGTACGAGCAGCTGCTCGACGACACCTGCGGTGAGTACGCCTACCGGTTCCGGCTGCTGGACAACGCACTCGCCGAACGACACCCGGTGGGCGAGCACCACTACCTGGCGTACCTCGGGGTCGCTCCGGACCGGCAGGGCTACGGCCTCGGTACGGCGTTGCTGAACCACCGGCACGCCATCTTCGACACCGCCGGCAGCGCCGCCTACGTGGTGGCCAGCAGCCCCGGGGCCCGTGATCTGTACGCCCGGCTCGGCTACCGGCTCACCGCCACGGCCCCGTTCCATCTGCCCGACGGCGGTCCGCTGCTCTGGCCGATGTGGCGGCAGCCGCAGCTGGCCCGCCGGTACCTGAACTGACCGCGCGTACCTGAACTGATCGGGCGGGGGTACGCCGACGGGTCGGAAGGTGACGCCGGACAACTCGGTTCCGTCCCGGCCCGGCCCGTCGGTAACCTTCGCAGCATGAGGATCGGGGTTGCGACATGAGGATCGGAATTGTCGGCGCGACCGGGCAGGTCGGTGGCGTCATGCGGCAGGTGCTGGAGCAGCGGGCGGTGCCCGTCGACGAGTTGCGGTTGTTCGCCTCGGCCCGCTCGGCCGGTCGGACCCTGCCGTGGCGCGGCAGCGGGATCGTCGTCGAGGACGCCGCCACCGCCGACTACCGCGGCTTGGACATCGCGCTCTTTTCCGCCGGCAAGGCCACGTCGAAGGAGTTGGCGCCCCGGGTCGCGGCGGCCGGCGCCGTGGTGGTCGACAACTCGTCGGCCTGGCGGATGGATCCCGACGTACCGCTGGTGGTCGCCGAGGTGAACCCGCAGGCCGCCGCCGACCGCCCGAAGGGCATCATCGCCAACCCGAACTGCACCACGATGGCGGCGATGCCGGTGCTGCGTCCGCTGCACGACGAGGCCGGCCTGGTCAGCCTGGTCGTCTCGACCTACCAGGCGGTCTCCGGTGCCGGCCTGGCCGGCGTCGCCGAGCTGGACGAGCAGGTCCGCAAGGTGGCCGAGGGCGCGGCGGCGCTGACCTTCGACGGCGGCGCGGTGGAGTTCCCGGCGCCCCGGTCATTCGCCGCGCCGATCGCGTTCAACGTGCTGCCGCTGGCCGGCTCGATCGTCGACGACGGCTCCGACGAGACCGACGAGGAGCAGAAGCTGCGCAACGAGAGTCGCAAGATTCTCGGCATCCCTGAGCTGCGGGTGAGTGGGACCTGCGTCCGGGTGCCGGTGTTCACCGGCCACTCGCTGCAGATCAACGCCCGGTTCGCCCGGCCGATCGACCCGCGGCGGGCGGCTGAGCTGCTGGCCGACGCGCCCGGCGTGGCACCGTCCGACGTGCCGACGCCGCTGCAGGCCGCCGGCCAGGACCCGACGTACGTCGGCCGGATCCGGGTCGACGAGACCGTCGAGCACGGCCTCGCGCTGTTCTGCGCCAACGACAACCTGCGCAAGGGCGCCGCCCTGAACGCGGTGCAGATCGCCGAGTTGCTGATCGCCACGGCGGCCTGAGCCAGCTGTCACCGGACCGATCAACCGTCACACCGCCGGAACGGGTCGTCAGTCGGCGGCGACCCGTTCGGTGAGCAGCATTGCGGCGTCGTCGCTGATCTGGCCGCCGGCGTGGCGTTGCAGCTCGGCGACGACGCGGTCCAGCACCTCCTGCCGGTCCGGCAGCTCCAGGCACGCGGTCACCCGGTCCGAGGCGAGGAACTCACCGTGGCCGTTGCGGGCCTCCACCAACCCGTCGGTGTAGAGCAGCAGCCGGTCTCCGACCTGCCACGGCCGGGTCACCCGGAGTGGTTCCGGCGCGTCGCGGCGCAGCCCCAGCGGCGGGTGCCGGTCACCGGGCTCCAGGATCTCCAGCGTCCCGTCGGCGGTACGCAGCGCCGGCGCCGGATGGCCACAGTTGATCACGGTCAGCGCGTCGTCGGTGAGCTGCACCAGGGCGGCGGTGACGAACTGCGCCGGTTGGCGAGTACCCATCCCGTCCCGGTACACCGCCTGGTCCAGGTCGGCGGCGACGGCGGACAGCTCCTGCTGTACGAAGGCGGACTGCCGGAATGCACCCATCACGGTGGCCGACATCTGGACCGCCTGCAGGCCTTTGCCGCACGCGTCCCCGATGATGATCCGGGTCCCGTACGGGCTGTCCACGACGGCGAACAGGTCACCGCCGACATTGGCCGCCTCGGACGCGGACAAGTACCGGGCGACCAGGGCGACATCGCGCAGCTGCGGTGGCGGTGCGCGCAGCACCGCCCGCTGCGCGACCTCGGCGATCTCGGTCATCCGGCGCAGTCGGGCCTCCCGCAGGTTCCGGGACCGGGCCACGTAGATCGACACGATGCCGACCGCGAAGACGACACTGCTGCGCAGCAGATGGTCCAGGCTGCCGAACATGCCGCTGGGTAGCCCGGCGACCAACGCGACGACGCAGGCGACCGCGGTGACCAGCGCGGTCCGTCGGGTCTTCTCGACGGCGGCGGCGAGCAGCGGGGCCAGCGACAGGAACCCGAGGACGACCGCGTTGGTCTGGGTCAGCACGTCGATGACGGTGATGACCGCGATCAGCGCCAACGCCAGCGGCATCCCGCGCCAGCGTTCGGTGCGGTGCAGCAACGACCGGTCGGCCGGGTGCGGCACCCGCGAATCCGGCGAAAGAGGCTTACGCCAGCTGACCCGGCGTGCCCACACGACGTGCTCCCTACCCGGCCTGCCCGCCCGTGCACCTCGTGCCGGCGCAGCCGTTCCGACCTGCGAGCGTAGCCGATCCCACCGACCGGGGGAGGGCGCTGGTTTTCCGTCCCCGGCCCCGGGTACCCCGAAGACGGCGCCGACACCGAGAGGAGTGCGCGATGACGACCGTCGGAGAGTTCATGACGGCCCGGCCGTTCACCATGGACGCGAGTGACATGTTGACGGCGGCGGCGCGACAGATGCGGGACGCCGACATCGGCGACATCATCGTCACCAAGGGTAGCGACATCCAGGGGATCGTGACCGACCGGGACATTACGGTCCGGGCGGTGGCATCCGAGATGGATCCGTCGATGACCCAGCTCAGCCAGATCATCACCGAGGACGTGGTGGTCGTGTCGCCGTACGACGACGCGGTCGCGGCCGCCGAGCTGATGCGGACCTACTCGGTACGGCGACTGCCGGTGGTCGACGACGGCCGCCTGGTCGGCGTGGTCTCCATGGGTGACCTCGCCGTCGAGTGGGAACCGGACTCGGTGCTGGCCGACATCAGCACCGACGACCCGAACAACTGACCACCGGGCCCGCCGCCGCGCCCTCGGGCCGGTGAGCGGTGCCGGAACCCTCTGGTGGGTGTCCCCGACAGGTCTGCCCCGTTTCCCCGGCGCCCGGGTCCGGCAGACACGGGGACACCCGCTTGCGCCCACCCACCCCGATCGGAGATCAGCATGAAGCGACCACGCATCGTCATCGCGGGTGCCGGCTTCGCCGGCTACCAGGCGGCCCGTACCCTGTCCCGGCTGGCCCGGGGGTCCGCCGAGATCGTCCTGATCAACCCGACCGACTACTTCCTGTACGTGCCGCTGCTGCCCGAGGTCGCCTCGGGTGTGCTGGAGCCGCGCCGGGTCACCGTCTCGCTGCCGGACACCCTGCCCGGCGTACGGGTGGTGCTCGGCGAGATCGACCAGATCGACCTGCCGGACCGGCGGATCTGCTACGTCGACGGTGAGGGCGACCGGGCCGAGCTGAGCTACGACCGGTTGATCGTCTCCATCGGCAGCGTCAACAAGCTGCTGCCGATCCCCGGCGCCAACGAGCACGCGCACGGGTTCCGGACCCTGCCGGAGGCGCTCTACCTGCGCGACCACCTCACCCGGCAGATCGAACTCGCCGACCTGAGCGACGATCCGGCCGAGCGGGCCACCCGATGCACCTTCGTCGTGGTCGGGGCCGGATACACC is drawn from Micromonospora sp. Llam0 and contains these coding sequences:
- a CDS encoding aspartate-semialdehyde dehydrogenase gives rise to the protein MRIGIVGATGQVGGVMRQVLEQRAVPVDELRLFASARSAGRTLPWRGSGIVVEDAATADYRGLDIALFSAGKATSKELAPRVAAAGAVVVDNSSAWRMDPDVPLVVAEVNPQAAADRPKGIIANPNCTTMAAMPVLRPLHDEAGLVSLVVSTYQAVSGAGLAGVAELDEQVRKVAEGAAALTFDGGAVEFPAPRSFAAPIAFNVLPLAGSIVDDGSDETDEEQKLRNESRKILGIPELRVSGTCVRVPVFTGHSLQINARFARPIDPRRAAELLADAPGVAPSDVPTPLQAAGQDPTYVGRIRVDETVEHGLALFCANDNLRKGAALNAVQIAELLIATAA
- a CDS encoding CBS domain-containing protein; the encoded protein is MTTVGEFMTARPFTMDASDMLTAAARQMRDADIGDIIVTKGSDIQGIVTDRDITVRAVASEMDPSMTQLSQIITEDVVVVSPYDDAVAAAELMRTYSVRRLPVVDDGRLVGVVSMGDLAVEWEPDSVLADISTDDPNN
- a CDS encoding PadR family transcriptional regulator; its protein translation is MGGATDPAANWIRAGLGLAIMAALTEGDRHGYALAQRLAEFGLGPIRGGALYPVLNRLESEAAVRSDWLPGEGGPGRKVYAITEAGRQRLADERTRWGEFTDAFDRLLTATSNDNGSGSGSGSSSSGSDGGSSSSGNGGGSDDQQHLTQDSDWGGRPT
- a CDS encoding GNAT family N-acetyltransferase; the protein is MPQLHTSVMIRYATYTDTPQVAKTLVEAFLDTPESSWLIPDPVARRRVYQRFCPALIDYGLRQGSIYRTEDYSAVAVWRPCSLILPNPVEYEQLLDDTCGEYAYRFRLLDNALAERHPVGEHHYLAYLGVAPDRQGYGLGTALLNHRHAIFDTAGSAAYVVASSPGARDLYARLGYRLTATAPFHLPDGGPLLWPMWRQPQLARRYLN
- a CDS encoding PP2C family protein-serine/threonine phosphatase; translated protein: MWARRVSWRKPLSPDSRVPHPADRSLLHRTERWRGMPLALALIAVITVIDVLTQTNAVVLGFLSLAPLLAAAVEKTRRTALVTAVACVVALVAGLPSGMFGSLDHLLRSSVVFAVGIVSIYVARSRNLREARLRRMTEIAEVAQRAVLRAPPPQLRDVALVARYLSASEAANVGGDLFAVVDSPYGTRIIIGDACGKGLQAVQMSATVMGAFRQSAFVQQELSAVAADLDQAVYRDGMGTRQPAQFVTAALVQLTDDALTVINCGHPAPALRTADGTLEILEPGDRHPPLGLRRDAPEPLRVTRPWQVGDRLLLYTDGLVEARNGHGEFLASDRVTACLELPDRQEVLDRVVAELQRHAGGQISDDAAMLLTERVAAD